A genomic stretch from Camarhynchus parvulus chromosome 11, STF_HiC, whole genome shotgun sequence includes:
- the MTSS2 gene encoding protein MTSS 2 isoform X1: METAEKECGALGGLFQAIINDMKSSYPIWEDFNSKATKLHSQLRTTVLAAVAFLDAFQKVADMATNTRGATRDIGSALTRMCMRHRSIEAKLRQFTNALMESLINPLQDRIEDWKKTANQLDKDHAKEYKRARHEIKKKSSDTLKLQKKARKELLGKGDLQPQLDNALQDVNDMYLLLEETEKQAVRKALIEERGRFCTFITFLQPVVNGELTMLGEITHLQGIIEDLVVLTAEPHKLPPASEQVIKDLKGSDYSWSYQTPPSSPSSSSSRKSSMCSSVSSAKGGMAWPGGAQTCSPSSTYRYRSLAQPPAAATRLSSVSSHDSGFISQDAAYSKPPSPMPSDITSQKSSSSASSEASETCQSVSECSSPTSDWSKASPYDQPVVPTLQRRKDRVEHLREAEMGSPAGSYPGIGAEDAPRPRMSPATIAAKQHGEEVSPAASDLAMVLTRGLSLEHQKSSRDSLQYSSGYSTQTTTPSCSEDTIPSQGSDYDCYSVNGDVECDPQSDFDKSSTIPRNSNIAQNYRRMIQTKRPASTAGLPTGTNLPAGTTPGVATIRRTPSTKPSVRRTLSNAGPIPIRPPIVPVKTPTVPDSPGYAGPMRVGSEECVFYADDASPNPLDFAKASPKRLSLPNTAWGGGAMEISVYPGAGQHLSAEEEEDQQLAANRHSLVEKIGELVAGAHALGEGQFPFPTALVGSGPGEETPAPPPAASMDPPAEDMLVAIRRGVRLRRTVTNDRSAPRIS, from the exons ATGGAGACGGCGGAGAAGGAGTGCGGAGCCCTTGGCGGCCTCTTCCAAGCCATCATCAACGACATGAAG AGCTCCTACCCCATATGGGAGGATTTCAACTCGAAGGCCACCAagctgcactcccagctcag GACCACGGTGCTGGCCGCAGTTGCCTTCCTGGATGCCTTCCAGAAAGTGGCTGACATGGCCACCAACACCCGAG GTGCCACGAGGGACATCGGCTCGGCGCTGACCCGCATGTGCATGCGGCACCGCAGCATCGAGGCCAAGCTCCGGCAGTTCACCAA tgccctcATGGAGAGCCTGATAAACCCTTTGCAGGACAGGATTGAGGACTGGAAGAAAACTGCCAATCAGCTGGACAAGGACCATGCGAAAG AGTACAAGCGAGCACGCCATGAGATCAAGAAAAAGTCCTCTGACACCCTCAAGCTCCAGAAAAAGGCTCGCAAAG AGCTACTTG GGAAGGGCgacctgcagccccagctggacaACGCGCTGCAGGACGTCAATGACATgtacctgctgctggaggagacgGAGAAGCAGGCGGTCCGCAAAGCCCTCATCGAGGAGCGGGGCCGCTTCTGCACCTTCATCACCTTCCTGCAGCCCGTGGTG AACGGGGAGCTCACCATGCTGGGAGAGATCACCCACCTGCAGGGCATCATCGAGGACCTGGTGGTGCTCACCGCTGAGCCCCACAAGTTGCCCCCCGCCAGTGAGCAG GTGATCAAGGACCTGAAGGGCTCTGACTACAGCTGGTCCTACCAGACGCCCCCATCCTcgcccagcagctccagctcccgcAAGTCCAGCATGTGCAG CAGCGTTAGCAGTGCCAAGGGTGGCATGGCGTGGCCCGGCGGGGCTCAGACCTGCTCACCCAGTTCCACCTATCGCTACCGCAGCCTGGCGcagccccccgccgccgccacccgCCTCTCCAGCGTCTCCTCCCACGACTCCGGCTTCATCTCCCAGGACGCCGCTTATTCCAAACCACCTTCCCCCATGCCCTCGGACATCACCAGCCAG AAGTCCTCCAGCTCGGCGTCCTCTGAGGCATCCGAAACCTGCCAGTCAGTTAGCGAGTGCAGCTCCCCCACCTCG GACTGGTCCAAGGCCAGCCCCTATGACCAGCCAGTGGTCCCTACCCTGCAGCGGCGCAAGGACCGCGTGGAGCACCTGCGGGAGGCCGAGATGGGCTCTCCTGCTGGGAGCTACCCAGGCATCGGTGCCGAGGATGCTCCCAGGCCCCGGATGTCACCAGCTACAATTGCTGCCAAG CAGCATGGGGAGGAGGTGTCCCCTGCCGCCAGCGACCTGGCCATGGTCTTGACCCGTGGGCTGAGCTTGGAGCACCAGAAGAGCAGCCGGGACTCACTGCAGTACTCCAGTGGCTACAGCACGCAGACCACCAccccctcctgctctgaggaCACCATCCCTTCCCAAG gctccGACTACGACTGCTACTCGGTGAACGGTGACGTGGAGTGTGACCCCCAGAGCGATTTCGACAAGTCCTCCACCATCCCACGCAACAGCAACATCGCCCAGAACTACCGGCGGATGATCCAGACCAAGCGTCCCGCCTCCACTGCCGGGCTGCCCACCGGCACCAACCTCCCGGCCGGCACCACCCCGGGGGTGGCCACCATCCGCCGCACGCCCTCCACCAAGCCCTCGGTCCGCCGTACGCTGTCCAACGCCGGCCCCATCCCCATCCGACCCCCCATCGTCCCTGTGAAGACCCCCACAGTGCCCGACTCCCCTGGCTACGCCGGCCCTATGCGGGTGGGCAGCGAAGAGTGCGTCTTCTATGCCGACGATGCCTCTCCGAACCCCCTGGATTTTGCCAAAGCTTCGCCCAAGCGGCTGAGCCTTCCCAACACCGCCTGGGGTGGCGGTGCCATGGAGATCTCGGTCTACCCCGGGGCCGGCCAGCACCTCTCcgctgaggaagaggaggaccAACAGTTGGCTGCCAACCGGCACAGTTTGGTGGAGAAGATTGGGGAGCTGGTGGCCGGCGCCCACGCCCTGGGGGAAGGCCAGTTCCCCTTCCCCACCGCCCTCGTGGGGTCCGGCCCCGGCGAGGAGACCCCCGCGCCACCCCCCGCAGCCTCCATGGACCCCCCGGCCGAAGACATGCTGGTGGCCATCCGGCGCGGGGTGCGGCTGCGCAGGACCGTCACCAACGACAGGTCGGCCCCGCGGATATCGTGA
- the MTSS2 gene encoding protein MTSS 2 isoform X7 — protein sequence METAEKECGALGGLFQAIINDMKSSYPIWEDFNSKATKLHSQLRTTVLAAVAFLDAFQKVADMATNTRGATRDIGSALTRMCMRHRSIEAKLRQFTNALMESLINPLQDRIEDWKKTANQLDKDHAKEYKRARHEIKKKSSDTLKLQKKARKELLGKGDLQPQLDNALQDVNDMYLLLEETEKQAVRKALIEERGRFCTFITFLQPVVNGELTMLGEITHLQGIIEDLVVLTAEPHKLPPASEQVIKDLKGSDYSWSYQTPPSSPSSSSSRKSSMCSSVSSAKGGMAWPGGAQTCSPSSTYRYRSLAQPPAAATRLSSVSSHDSGFISQDAAYSKPPSPMPSDITSQDWSKASPYDQPVVPTLQRRKDRVEHLREAEMGSPAGSYPGIGAEDAPRPRMSPATIAAKHGEEVSPAASDLAMVLTRGLSLEHQKSSRDSLQYSSGYSTQTTTPSCSEDTIPSQGSDYDCYSVNGDVECDPQSDFDKSSTIPRNSNIAQNYRRMIQTKRPASTAGLPTGTNLPAGTTPGVATIRRTPSTKPSVRRTLSNAGPIPIRPPIVPVKTPTVPDSPGYAGPMRVGSEECVFYADDASPNPLDFAKASPKRLSLPNTAWGGGAMEISVYPGAGQHLSAEEEEDQQLAANRHSLVEKIGELVAGAHALGEGQFPFPTALVGSGPGEETPAPPPAASMDPPAEDMLVAIRRGVRLRRTVTNDRSAPRIS from the exons ATGGAGACGGCGGAGAAGGAGTGCGGAGCCCTTGGCGGCCTCTTCCAAGCCATCATCAACGACATGAAG AGCTCCTACCCCATATGGGAGGATTTCAACTCGAAGGCCACCAagctgcactcccagctcag GACCACGGTGCTGGCCGCAGTTGCCTTCCTGGATGCCTTCCAGAAAGTGGCTGACATGGCCACCAACACCCGAG GTGCCACGAGGGACATCGGCTCGGCGCTGACCCGCATGTGCATGCGGCACCGCAGCATCGAGGCCAAGCTCCGGCAGTTCACCAA tgccctcATGGAGAGCCTGATAAACCCTTTGCAGGACAGGATTGAGGACTGGAAGAAAACTGCCAATCAGCTGGACAAGGACCATGCGAAAG AGTACAAGCGAGCACGCCATGAGATCAAGAAAAAGTCCTCTGACACCCTCAAGCTCCAGAAAAAGGCTCGCAAAG AGCTACTTG GGAAGGGCgacctgcagccccagctggacaACGCGCTGCAGGACGTCAATGACATgtacctgctgctggaggagacgGAGAAGCAGGCGGTCCGCAAAGCCCTCATCGAGGAGCGGGGCCGCTTCTGCACCTTCATCACCTTCCTGCAGCCCGTGGTG AACGGGGAGCTCACCATGCTGGGAGAGATCACCCACCTGCAGGGCATCATCGAGGACCTGGTGGTGCTCACCGCTGAGCCCCACAAGTTGCCCCCCGCCAGTGAGCAG GTGATCAAGGACCTGAAGGGCTCTGACTACAGCTGGTCCTACCAGACGCCCCCATCCTcgcccagcagctccagctcccgcAAGTCCAGCATGTGCAG CAGCGTTAGCAGTGCCAAGGGTGGCATGGCGTGGCCCGGCGGGGCTCAGACCTGCTCACCCAGTTCCACCTATCGCTACCGCAGCCTGGCGcagccccccgccgccgccacccgCCTCTCCAGCGTCTCCTCCCACGACTCCGGCTTCATCTCCCAGGACGCCGCTTATTCCAAACCACCTTCCCCCATGCCCTCGGACATCACCAGCCAG GACTGGTCCAAGGCCAGCCCCTATGACCAGCCAGTGGTCCCTACCCTGCAGCGGCGCAAGGACCGCGTGGAGCACCTGCGGGAGGCCGAGATGGGCTCTCCTGCTGGGAGCTACCCAGGCATCGGTGCCGAGGATGCTCCCAGGCCCCGGATGTCACCAGCTACAATTGCTGCCAAG CATGGGGAGGAGGTGTCCCCTGCCGCCAGCGACCTGGCCATGGTCTTGACCCGTGGGCTGAGCTTGGAGCACCAGAAGAGCAGCCGGGACTCACTGCAGTACTCCAGTGGCTACAGCACGCAGACCACCAccccctcctgctctgaggaCACCATCCCTTCCCAAG gctccGACTACGACTGCTACTCGGTGAACGGTGACGTGGAGTGTGACCCCCAGAGCGATTTCGACAAGTCCTCCACCATCCCACGCAACAGCAACATCGCCCAGAACTACCGGCGGATGATCCAGACCAAGCGTCCCGCCTCCACTGCCGGGCTGCCCACCGGCACCAACCTCCCGGCCGGCACCACCCCGGGGGTGGCCACCATCCGCCGCACGCCCTCCACCAAGCCCTCGGTCCGCCGTACGCTGTCCAACGCCGGCCCCATCCCCATCCGACCCCCCATCGTCCCTGTGAAGACCCCCACAGTGCCCGACTCCCCTGGCTACGCCGGCCCTATGCGGGTGGGCAGCGAAGAGTGCGTCTTCTATGCCGACGATGCCTCTCCGAACCCCCTGGATTTTGCCAAAGCTTCGCCCAAGCGGCTGAGCCTTCCCAACACCGCCTGGGGTGGCGGTGCCATGGAGATCTCGGTCTACCCCGGGGCCGGCCAGCACCTCTCcgctgaggaagaggaggaccAACAGTTGGCTGCCAACCGGCACAGTTTGGTGGAGAAGATTGGGGAGCTGGTGGCCGGCGCCCACGCCCTGGGGGAAGGCCAGTTCCCCTTCCCCACCGCCCTCGTGGGGTCCGGCCCCGGCGAGGAGACCCCCGCGCCACCCCCCGCAGCCTCCATGGACCCCCCGGCCGAAGACATGCTGGTGGCCATCCGGCGCGGGGTGCGGCTGCGCAGGACCGTCACCAACGACAGGTCGGCCCCGCGGATATCGTGA
- the MTSS2 gene encoding protein MTSS 2 isoform X6: METAEKECGALGGLFQAIINDMKSSYPIWEDFNSKATKLHSQLRTTVLAAVAFLDAFQKVADMATNTRGATRDIGSALTRMCMRHRSIEAKLRQFTNALMESLINPLQDRIEDWKKTANQLDKDHAKEYKRARHEIKKKSSDTLKLQKKARKELLGKGDLQPQLDNALQDVNDMYLLLEETEKQAVRKALIEERGRFCTFITFLQPVVNGELTMLGEITHLQGIIEDLVVLTAEPHKLPPASEQVIKDLKGSDYSWSYQTPPSSPSSSSSRKSSMCSSVSSAKGGMAWPGGAQTCSPSSTYRYRSLAQPPAAATRLSSVSSHDSGFISQDAAYSKPPSPMPSDITSQDWSKASPYDQPVVPTLQRRKDRVEHLREAEMGSPAGSYPGIGAEDAPRPRMSPATIAAKQHGEEVSPAASDLAMVLTRGLSLEHQKSSRDSLQYSSGYSTQTTTPSCSEDTIPSQGSDYDCYSVNGDVECDPQSDFDKSSTIPRNSNIAQNYRRMIQTKRPASTAGLPTGTNLPAGTTPGVATIRRTPSTKPSVRRTLSNAGPIPIRPPIVPVKTPTVPDSPGYAGPMRVGSEECVFYADDASPNPLDFAKASPKRLSLPNTAWGGGAMEISVYPGAGQHLSAEEEEDQQLAANRHSLVEKIGELVAGAHALGEGQFPFPTALVGSGPGEETPAPPPAASMDPPAEDMLVAIRRGVRLRRTVTNDRSAPRIS; the protein is encoded by the exons ATGGAGACGGCGGAGAAGGAGTGCGGAGCCCTTGGCGGCCTCTTCCAAGCCATCATCAACGACATGAAG AGCTCCTACCCCATATGGGAGGATTTCAACTCGAAGGCCACCAagctgcactcccagctcag GACCACGGTGCTGGCCGCAGTTGCCTTCCTGGATGCCTTCCAGAAAGTGGCTGACATGGCCACCAACACCCGAG GTGCCACGAGGGACATCGGCTCGGCGCTGACCCGCATGTGCATGCGGCACCGCAGCATCGAGGCCAAGCTCCGGCAGTTCACCAA tgccctcATGGAGAGCCTGATAAACCCTTTGCAGGACAGGATTGAGGACTGGAAGAAAACTGCCAATCAGCTGGACAAGGACCATGCGAAAG AGTACAAGCGAGCACGCCATGAGATCAAGAAAAAGTCCTCTGACACCCTCAAGCTCCAGAAAAAGGCTCGCAAAG AGCTACTTG GGAAGGGCgacctgcagccccagctggacaACGCGCTGCAGGACGTCAATGACATgtacctgctgctggaggagacgGAGAAGCAGGCGGTCCGCAAAGCCCTCATCGAGGAGCGGGGCCGCTTCTGCACCTTCATCACCTTCCTGCAGCCCGTGGTG AACGGGGAGCTCACCATGCTGGGAGAGATCACCCACCTGCAGGGCATCATCGAGGACCTGGTGGTGCTCACCGCTGAGCCCCACAAGTTGCCCCCCGCCAGTGAGCAG GTGATCAAGGACCTGAAGGGCTCTGACTACAGCTGGTCCTACCAGACGCCCCCATCCTcgcccagcagctccagctcccgcAAGTCCAGCATGTGCAG CAGCGTTAGCAGTGCCAAGGGTGGCATGGCGTGGCCCGGCGGGGCTCAGACCTGCTCACCCAGTTCCACCTATCGCTACCGCAGCCTGGCGcagccccccgccgccgccacccgCCTCTCCAGCGTCTCCTCCCACGACTCCGGCTTCATCTCCCAGGACGCCGCTTATTCCAAACCACCTTCCCCCATGCCCTCGGACATCACCAGCCAG GACTGGTCCAAGGCCAGCCCCTATGACCAGCCAGTGGTCCCTACCCTGCAGCGGCGCAAGGACCGCGTGGAGCACCTGCGGGAGGCCGAGATGGGCTCTCCTGCTGGGAGCTACCCAGGCATCGGTGCCGAGGATGCTCCCAGGCCCCGGATGTCACCAGCTACAATTGCTGCCAAG CAGCATGGGGAGGAGGTGTCCCCTGCCGCCAGCGACCTGGCCATGGTCTTGACCCGTGGGCTGAGCTTGGAGCACCAGAAGAGCAGCCGGGACTCACTGCAGTACTCCAGTGGCTACAGCACGCAGACCACCAccccctcctgctctgaggaCACCATCCCTTCCCAAG gctccGACTACGACTGCTACTCGGTGAACGGTGACGTGGAGTGTGACCCCCAGAGCGATTTCGACAAGTCCTCCACCATCCCACGCAACAGCAACATCGCCCAGAACTACCGGCGGATGATCCAGACCAAGCGTCCCGCCTCCACTGCCGGGCTGCCCACCGGCACCAACCTCCCGGCCGGCACCACCCCGGGGGTGGCCACCATCCGCCGCACGCCCTCCACCAAGCCCTCGGTCCGCCGTACGCTGTCCAACGCCGGCCCCATCCCCATCCGACCCCCCATCGTCCCTGTGAAGACCCCCACAGTGCCCGACTCCCCTGGCTACGCCGGCCCTATGCGGGTGGGCAGCGAAGAGTGCGTCTTCTATGCCGACGATGCCTCTCCGAACCCCCTGGATTTTGCCAAAGCTTCGCCCAAGCGGCTGAGCCTTCCCAACACCGCCTGGGGTGGCGGTGCCATGGAGATCTCGGTCTACCCCGGGGCCGGCCAGCACCTCTCcgctgaggaagaggaggaccAACAGTTGGCTGCCAACCGGCACAGTTTGGTGGAGAAGATTGGGGAGCTGGTGGCCGGCGCCCACGCCCTGGGGGAAGGCCAGTTCCCCTTCCCCACCGCCCTCGTGGGGTCCGGCCCCGGCGAGGAGACCCCCGCGCCACCCCCCGCAGCCTCCATGGACCCCCCGGCCGAAGACATGCTGGTGGCCATCCGGCGCGGGGTGCGGCTGCGCAGGACCGTCACCAACGACAGGTCGGCCCCGCGGATATCGTGA
- the MTSS2 gene encoding protein MTSS 2 isoform X3: protein METAEKECGALGGLFQAIINDMKSSYPIWEDFNSKATKLHSQLRTTVLAAVAFLDAFQKVADMATNTRGATRDIGSALTRMCMRHRSIEAKLRQFTNALMESLINPLQDRIEDWKKTANQLDKDHAKEYKRARHEIKKKSSDTLKLQKKARKELLGKGDLQPQLDNALQDVNDMYLLLEETEKQAVRKALIEERGRFCTFITFLQPVVNGELTMLGEITHLQGIIEDLVVLTAEPHKLPPASEQVIKDLKGSDYSWSYQTPPSSPSSSSSRKSSMCSVSSAKGGMAWPGGAQTCSPSSTYRYRSLAQPPAAATRLSSVSSHDSGFISQDAAYSKPPSPMPSDITSQKSSSSASSEASETCQSVSECSSPTSDWSKASPYDQPVVPTLQRRKDRVEHLREAEMGSPAGSYPGIGAEDAPRPRMSPATIAAKQHGEEVSPAASDLAMVLTRGLSLEHQKSSRDSLQYSSGYSTQTTTPSCSEDTIPSQGSDYDCYSVNGDVECDPQSDFDKSSTIPRNSNIAQNYRRMIQTKRPASTAGLPTGTNLPAGTTPGVATIRRTPSTKPSVRRTLSNAGPIPIRPPIVPVKTPTVPDSPGYAGPMRVGSEECVFYADDASPNPLDFAKASPKRLSLPNTAWGGGAMEISVYPGAGQHLSAEEEEDQQLAANRHSLVEKIGELVAGAHALGEGQFPFPTALVGSGPGEETPAPPPAASMDPPAEDMLVAIRRGVRLRRTVTNDRSAPRIS, encoded by the exons ATGGAGACGGCGGAGAAGGAGTGCGGAGCCCTTGGCGGCCTCTTCCAAGCCATCATCAACGACATGAAG AGCTCCTACCCCATATGGGAGGATTTCAACTCGAAGGCCACCAagctgcactcccagctcag GACCACGGTGCTGGCCGCAGTTGCCTTCCTGGATGCCTTCCAGAAAGTGGCTGACATGGCCACCAACACCCGAG GTGCCACGAGGGACATCGGCTCGGCGCTGACCCGCATGTGCATGCGGCACCGCAGCATCGAGGCCAAGCTCCGGCAGTTCACCAA tgccctcATGGAGAGCCTGATAAACCCTTTGCAGGACAGGATTGAGGACTGGAAGAAAACTGCCAATCAGCTGGACAAGGACCATGCGAAAG AGTACAAGCGAGCACGCCATGAGATCAAGAAAAAGTCCTCTGACACCCTCAAGCTCCAGAAAAAGGCTCGCAAAG AGCTACTTG GGAAGGGCgacctgcagccccagctggacaACGCGCTGCAGGACGTCAATGACATgtacctgctgctggaggagacgGAGAAGCAGGCGGTCCGCAAAGCCCTCATCGAGGAGCGGGGCCGCTTCTGCACCTTCATCACCTTCCTGCAGCCCGTGGTG AACGGGGAGCTCACCATGCTGGGAGAGATCACCCACCTGCAGGGCATCATCGAGGACCTGGTGGTGCTCACCGCTGAGCCCCACAAGTTGCCCCCCGCCAGTGAGCAG GTGATCAAGGACCTGAAGGGCTCTGACTACAGCTGGTCCTACCAGACGCCCCCATCCTcgcccagcagctccagctcccgcAAGTCCAGCATGTGCAG CGTTAGCAGTGCCAAGGGTGGCATGGCGTGGCCCGGCGGGGCTCAGACCTGCTCACCCAGTTCCACCTATCGCTACCGCAGCCTGGCGcagccccccgccgccgccacccgCCTCTCCAGCGTCTCCTCCCACGACTCCGGCTTCATCTCCCAGGACGCCGCTTATTCCAAACCACCTTCCCCCATGCCCTCGGACATCACCAGCCAG AAGTCCTCCAGCTCGGCGTCCTCTGAGGCATCCGAAACCTGCCAGTCAGTTAGCGAGTGCAGCTCCCCCACCTCG GACTGGTCCAAGGCCAGCCCCTATGACCAGCCAGTGGTCCCTACCCTGCAGCGGCGCAAGGACCGCGTGGAGCACCTGCGGGAGGCCGAGATGGGCTCTCCTGCTGGGAGCTACCCAGGCATCGGTGCCGAGGATGCTCCCAGGCCCCGGATGTCACCAGCTACAATTGCTGCCAAG CAGCATGGGGAGGAGGTGTCCCCTGCCGCCAGCGACCTGGCCATGGTCTTGACCCGTGGGCTGAGCTTGGAGCACCAGAAGAGCAGCCGGGACTCACTGCAGTACTCCAGTGGCTACAGCACGCAGACCACCAccccctcctgctctgaggaCACCATCCCTTCCCAAG gctccGACTACGACTGCTACTCGGTGAACGGTGACGTGGAGTGTGACCCCCAGAGCGATTTCGACAAGTCCTCCACCATCCCACGCAACAGCAACATCGCCCAGAACTACCGGCGGATGATCCAGACCAAGCGTCCCGCCTCCACTGCCGGGCTGCCCACCGGCACCAACCTCCCGGCCGGCACCACCCCGGGGGTGGCCACCATCCGCCGCACGCCCTCCACCAAGCCCTCGGTCCGCCGTACGCTGTCCAACGCCGGCCCCATCCCCATCCGACCCCCCATCGTCCCTGTGAAGACCCCCACAGTGCCCGACTCCCCTGGCTACGCCGGCCCTATGCGGGTGGGCAGCGAAGAGTGCGTCTTCTATGCCGACGATGCCTCTCCGAACCCCCTGGATTTTGCCAAAGCTTCGCCCAAGCGGCTGAGCCTTCCCAACACCGCCTGGGGTGGCGGTGCCATGGAGATCTCGGTCTACCCCGGGGCCGGCCAGCACCTCTCcgctgaggaagaggaggaccAACAGTTGGCTGCCAACCGGCACAGTTTGGTGGAGAAGATTGGGGAGCTGGTGGCCGGCGCCCACGCCCTGGGGGAAGGCCAGTTCCCCTTCCCCACCGCCCTCGTGGGGTCCGGCCCCGGCGAGGAGACCCCCGCGCCACCCCCCGCAGCCTCCATGGACCCCCCGGCCGAAGACATGCTGGTGGCCATCCGGCGCGGGGTGCGGCTGCGCAGGACCGTCACCAACGACAGGTCGGCCCCGCGGATATCGTGA
- the MTSS2 gene encoding protein MTSS 2 isoform X10: METAEKECGALGGLFQAIINDMKSSYPIWEDFNSKATKLHSQLRTTVLAAVAFLDAFQKVADMATNTRGATRDIGSALTRMCMRHRSIEAKLRQFTNALMESLINPLQDRIEDWKKTANQLDKDHAKEYKRARHEIKKKSSDTLKLQKKARKGKGDLQPQLDNALQDVNDMYLLLEETEKQAVRKALIEERGRFCTFITFLQPVVNGELTMLGEITHLQGIIEDLVVLTAEPHKLPPASEQVIKDLKGSDYSWSYQTPPSSPSSSSSRKSSMCSSVSSAKGGMAWPGGAQTCSPSSTYRYRSLAQPPAAATRLSSVSSHDSGFISQDAAYSKPPSPMPSDITSQDWSKASPYDQPVVPTLQRRKDRVEHLREAEMGSPAGSYPGIGAEDAPRPRMSPATIAAKHGEEVSPAASDLAMVLTRGLSLEHQKSSRDSLQYSSGYSTQTTTPSCSEDTIPSQGSDYDCYSVNGDVECDPQSDFDKSSTIPRNSNIAQNYRRMIQTKRPASTAGLPTGTNLPAGTTPGVATIRRTPSTKPSVRRTLSNAGPIPIRPPIVPVKTPTVPDSPGYAGPMRVGSEECVFYADDASPNPLDFAKASPKRLSLPNTAWGGGAMEISVYPGAGQHLSAEEEEDQQLAANRHSLVEKIGELVAGAHALGEGQFPFPTALVGSGPGEETPAPPPAASMDPPAEDMLVAIRRGVRLRRTVTNDRSAPRIS; encoded by the exons ATGGAGACGGCGGAGAAGGAGTGCGGAGCCCTTGGCGGCCTCTTCCAAGCCATCATCAACGACATGAAG AGCTCCTACCCCATATGGGAGGATTTCAACTCGAAGGCCACCAagctgcactcccagctcag GACCACGGTGCTGGCCGCAGTTGCCTTCCTGGATGCCTTCCAGAAAGTGGCTGACATGGCCACCAACACCCGAG GTGCCACGAGGGACATCGGCTCGGCGCTGACCCGCATGTGCATGCGGCACCGCAGCATCGAGGCCAAGCTCCGGCAGTTCACCAA tgccctcATGGAGAGCCTGATAAACCCTTTGCAGGACAGGATTGAGGACTGGAAGAAAACTGCCAATCAGCTGGACAAGGACCATGCGAAAG AGTACAAGCGAGCACGCCATGAGATCAAGAAAAAGTCCTCTGACACCCTCAAGCTCCAGAAAAAGGCTCGCAAAG GGAAGGGCgacctgcagccccagctggacaACGCGCTGCAGGACGTCAATGACATgtacctgctgctggaggagacgGAGAAGCAGGCGGTCCGCAAAGCCCTCATCGAGGAGCGGGGCCGCTTCTGCACCTTCATCACCTTCCTGCAGCCCGTGGTG AACGGGGAGCTCACCATGCTGGGAGAGATCACCCACCTGCAGGGCATCATCGAGGACCTGGTGGTGCTCACCGCTGAGCCCCACAAGTTGCCCCCCGCCAGTGAGCAG GTGATCAAGGACCTGAAGGGCTCTGACTACAGCTGGTCCTACCAGACGCCCCCATCCTcgcccagcagctccagctcccgcAAGTCCAGCATGTGCAG CAGCGTTAGCAGTGCCAAGGGTGGCATGGCGTGGCCCGGCGGGGCTCAGACCTGCTCACCCAGTTCCACCTATCGCTACCGCAGCCTGGCGcagccccccgccgccgccacccgCCTCTCCAGCGTCTCCTCCCACGACTCCGGCTTCATCTCCCAGGACGCCGCTTATTCCAAACCACCTTCCCCCATGCCCTCGGACATCACCAGCCAG GACTGGTCCAAGGCCAGCCCCTATGACCAGCCAGTGGTCCCTACCCTGCAGCGGCGCAAGGACCGCGTGGAGCACCTGCGGGAGGCCGAGATGGGCTCTCCTGCTGGGAGCTACCCAGGCATCGGTGCCGAGGATGCTCCCAGGCCCCGGATGTCACCAGCTACAATTGCTGCCAAG CATGGGGAGGAGGTGTCCCCTGCCGCCAGCGACCTGGCCATGGTCTTGACCCGTGGGCTGAGCTTGGAGCACCAGAAGAGCAGCCGGGACTCACTGCAGTACTCCAGTGGCTACAGCACGCAGACCACCAccccctcctgctctgaggaCACCATCCCTTCCCAAG gctccGACTACGACTGCTACTCGGTGAACGGTGACGTGGAGTGTGACCCCCAGAGCGATTTCGACAAGTCCTCCACCATCCCACGCAACAGCAACATCGCCCAGAACTACCGGCGGATGATCCAGACCAAGCGTCCCGCCTCCACTGCCGGGCTGCCCACCGGCACCAACCTCCCGGCCGGCACCACCCCGGGGGTGGCCACCATCCGCCGCACGCCCTCCACCAAGCCCTCGGTCCGCCGTACGCTGTCCAACGCCGGCCCCATCCCCATCCGACCCCCCATCGTCCCTGTGAAGACCCCCACAGTGCCCGACTCCCCTGGCTACGCCGGCCCTATGCGGGTGGGCAGCGAAGAGTGCGTCTTCTATGCCGACGATGCCTCTCCGAACCCCCTGGATTTTGCCAAAGCTTCGCCCAAGCGGCTGAGCCTTCCCAACACCGCCTGGGGTGGCGGTGCCATGGAGATCTCGGTCTACCCCGGGGCCGGCCAGCACCTCTCcgctgaggaagaggaggaccAACAGTTGGCTGCCAACCGGCACAGTTTGGTGGAGAAGATTGGGGAGCTGGTGGCCGGCGCCCACGCCCTGGGGGAAGGCCAGTTCCCCTTCCCCACCGCCCTCGTGGGGTCCGGCCCCGGCGAGGAGACCCCCGCGCCACCCCCCGCAGCCTCCATGGACCCCCCGGCCGAAGACATGCTGGTGGCCATCCGGCGCGGGGTGCGGCTGCGCAGGACCGTCACCAACGACAGGTCGGCCCCGCGGATATCGTGA